A window of the Synechococcus sp. LTW-R genome harbors these coding sequences:
- a CDS encoding cytochrome B6: protein MPVLLFAPFAYATAGDAADGLLNGLSIEDLQRWTLIYLGISALAFVLVWLIGYLRRAG, encoded by the coding sequence GTGCCCGTGCTGTTGTTCGCCCCGTTCGCTTACGCCACTGCTGGTGATGCAGCGGATGGTCTGCTCAATGGTCTGAGCATTGAGGACCTGCAGCGCTGGACCTTGATCTATCTGGGGATTTCGGCGCTGGCCTTCGTCCTGGTCTGGCTGATTGGTTATCTGCGCCGCGCGGGCTGA
- a CDS encoding tyrosine-type recombinase/integrase, protein MPRIVDKREVLNGREFVVLYGSGTSTGSFFYRELVKGSRSYRQRKIPNVTSMEDAVQAAIEVAFAIQAEEQETPDLASELVGGSRSTKRQLSHEQQTVTRQPRRQLIENAVRSFLEQEKRRSTAGLITAKTMQQKGITLTQHLLPYLASQGVLYTNQIHAGTFRDYELFRSTATPLSRNVEVGHIKDFCKNYLVKNRLLDADLLLDKDFLSRSRVKQTDRMKNPAINADDWKTIVDYVRGPYRDSAKRLQNHRIYYWRTLFWHFILFMKNTGMSPEEILKMRWKQVEIVDEGRTTSSGKREEWLVSYIYTIRSKTKQAREIPANQARELIRWNQFQEDYIASKELKVAPNRETVIFSNPNNELKGYGYSNFQRSWKEVLDALESKLTGHRYSPHPYTIYSMRSTFIEDHLLKGTPVYEVDEMAGHSVMETQKTYARLNLRKKGRELTMPTLGKRERPGEKKDLFNKYAW, encoded by the coding sequence ATGCCCAGGATCGTTGATAAGCGTGAGGTGCTTAACGGCAGAGAGTTTGTAGTGCTCTACGGGTCAGGAACCTCTACTGGGTCGTTCTTTTATCGGGAGCTGGTCAAGGGCAGCAGGTCTTACCGCCAGCGGAAGATCCCAAACGTCACCTCAATGGAAGATGCCGTCCAGGCGGCGATAGAGGTGGCGTTCGCAATCCAGGCTGAGGAGCAGGAAACCCCTGACCTCGCCAGTGAGCTTGTCGGAGGCTCCAGAAGCACCAAGAGACAGCTCAGCCACGAGCAGCAGACGGTGACGCGCCAACCACGGCGGCAACTCATCGAGAACGCCGTACGGAGCTTCCTAGAGCAGGAAAAGCGCAGAAGCACTGCAGGACTGATCACGGCCAAAACAATGCAGCAAAAGGGGATCACACTCACGCAACACCTGCTGCCGTACCTGGCGTCCCAGGGCGTCCTGTACACCAACCAGATCCATGCTGGAACGTTTAGGGACTACGAGCTCTTCAGGAGCACAGCAACGCCGCTAAGCAGGAATGTCGAGGTCGGTCACATCAAGGATTTCTGCAAGAACTACTTAGTCAAAAACAGATTGCTTGATGCGGATCTGCTGTTGGACAAAGATTTCCTTTCACGAAGTCGGGTCAAACAAACGGATCGAATGAAAAACCCGGCCATCAACGCCGATGACTGGAAAACAATCGTTGACTATGTGCGGGGTCCATACAGGGACAGCGCGAAACGCCTACAGAACCACCGCATTTACTACTGGCGGACTCTGTTCTGGCACTTCATCTTGTTCATGAAGAACACAGGCATGTCGCCTGAAGAGATTTTGAAGATGCGATGGAAGCAGGTTGAGATTGTTGATGAAGGCAGAACCACCAGCAGCGGAAAACGCGAAGAGTGGCTGGTGTCGTACATCTACACCATTCGGAGCAAGACCAAACAAGCTCGAGAGATTCCGGCGAACCAGGCACGTGAGCTAATTAGGTGGAACCAGTTCCAAGAGGATTACATCGCCTCAAAAGAACTGAAGGTGGCACCAAACAGGGAGACCGTCATTTTCTCAAACCCAAACAATGAACTAAAAGGCTACGGATACTCCAACTTCCAACGCTCATGGAAGGAGGTATTAGACGCTCTCGAATCCAAACTAACTGGCCACCGCTACTCACCACACCCGTACACCATTTACTCGATGCGCTCAACCTTCATCGAAGATCACCTACTGAAGGGGACGCCTGTATATGAAGTAGATGAGATGGCCGGTCATTCCGTCATGGAAACCCAAAAGACGTACGCACGACTGAACCTGCGGAAGAAAGGGCGAGAGCTCACCATGCCCACTCTCGGGAAGCGGGAAAGGCCTGGGGAGAAGAAAGATCTATTCAACAAGTATGCCTGGTGA
- a CDS encoding conjugal transfer protein TrbI: MPVVLTKCACPKCKCEVPEVGGVQRNGLSYCSEACASGHPNNEPCHPTGACGCDCGG; encoded by the coding sequence ATGCCTGTCGTTCTGACGAAGTGCGCTTGCCCCAAATGCAAATGCGAGGTGCCTGAGGTTGGAGGTGTTCAGCGCAACGGCCTCAGCTACTGCTCGGAAGCCTGTGCTTCAGGGCATCCAAACAACGAGCCTTGTCATCCGACCGGCGCTTGCGGATGCGATTGCGGCGGATAG
- the rpsF gene encoding 30S ribosomal protein S6 has product MSQPYYETMYILRPDIPEEEVETHITKYRDLVTEAGAEVLDCQMRGKRRLAYTIAKHKEGIYVQLAHNGDGQQVAALEKAMRLSEDVIRYLTVKQDGPLPAPRTGPAPQAASDEAALQTSAS; this is encoded by the coding sequence ATGTCGCAGCCCTACTACGAAACGATGTACATCCTTCGTCCGGACATCCCGGAGGAAGAGGTGGAGACCCACATCACCAAGTACCGCGATCTCGTCACCGAAGCCGGTGCTGAGGTGCTGGATTGCCAGATGCGCGGCAAGCGCCGCCTGGCCTACACCATCGCCAAGCACAAGGAAGGGATCTACGTGCAGCTCGCCCACAACGGCGACGGCCAACAGGTTGCAGCCCTCGAGAAGGCGATGCGCCTCAGCGAAGACGTGATTCGCTACCTGACCGTCAAGCAGGACGGCCCCCTGCCTGCTCCCCGCACCGGCCCTGCACCCCAGGCCGCCAGCGACGAAGCTGCCCTGCAGACCTCCGCTTCCTGA
- a CDS encoding DUF2973 domain-containing protein, which produces MRLVGGSAASSAGRQADRTGLRTVHPELLNEHGEVTTEELWAVSFSELKSATSHES; this is translated from the coding sequence ATGCGCCTTGTAGGCGGTTCGGCTGCTTCATCCGCGGGTCGCCAAGCCGACCGCACAGGCTTACGGACGGTGCACCCAGAGCTTTTGAACGAACACGGTGAAGTCACTACAGAGGAGTTGTGGGCAGTGAGCTTCAGCGAGCTTAAAAGCGCGACTTCGCATGAGAGCTGA
- a CDS encoding prohibitin family protein, translating to MQNITPGNTENGLSLAVIGIFVAAILLLGSVFVVPAGQVAVITTLGKVSSQPRLPGLNIKIPFIQTTHLFNVRTQVKPEAFSTLTKDLQVIEATATIKYAVKTEEAPRIYSTISIGDDGIYSRIIQPSLLKALKSVFSKYELVEIATDWNTISSIVEDSIAKELQKFDYVSVKGLDLTGLKIAEEYRSAIEQKQIAEQQLLRAETEVKIAEQEAIKFETLNKGLNEKVLYKLFLDKWDGQTQVVPGIGSGTPPVIVGRS from the coding sequence ATGCAGAACATCACTCCTGGAAATACTGAAAATGGCCTGTCGCTTGCAGTTATCGGCATTTTCGTAGCGGCAATTCTGTTGCTTGGCTCCGTCTTTGTCGTTCCCGCAGGTCAAGTTGCCGTAATCACTACCCTCGGGAAGGTCAGCAGCCAGCCAAGACTTCCAGGCCTTAATATTAAAATCCCCTTTATCCAGACAACTCATCTCTTTAATGTGCGGACCCAGGTGAAGCCTGAGGCCTTTTCAACGCTCACAAAGGACTTACAGGTCATTGAAGCGACAGCTACGATTAAATATGCAGTTAAGACAGAGGAAGCGCCAAGGATCTATAGCACAATTTCAATCGGCGACGATGGCATTTACTCTCGAATTATTCAGCCGTCTCTACTTAAGGCCCTGAAGTCTGTATTCTCTAAGTACGAGCTTGTTGAGATAGCGACTGACTGGAATACAATTTCCTCCATTGTCGAAGACAGTATCGCTAAAGAGCTCCAGAAGTTTGATTACGTATCTGTCAAAGGCCTCGATCTAACTGGCTTAAAGATTGCCGAAGAGTATCGTTCAGCAATTGAGCAAAAACAAATCGCTGAGCAGCAACTTCTTCGCGCTGAGACTGAAGTGAAGATTGCGGAGCAAGAAGCCATCAAATTCGAGACCCTCAACAAGGGGCTTAACGAAAAGGTGCTTTACAAGCTGTTCCTCGATAAATGGGACGGGCAAACCCAGGTTGTCCCTGGGATTGGCTCAGGTACTCCGCCTGTGATTGTTGGTCGTAGCTGA
- a CDS encoding argininosuccinate synthase — protein sequence MGRAKKAVLAYSGGVDTSVCIPFLKNEWGVEEVITFAADLGQGDELEPIRQKALDSGASQSIVGELIEPFIRDFAFPAIRANALYEGRYPLSTALARPLIARRLVEIAREVGADAVAHGCTGKGNDQVRFDVAIGALAPDLKVLTPAREWGMSREETIAYGERCGIPSPVSKKSPYSIDLNLLGRSIEAGPLEDPNVEPPEEIYALTVSVDAAPEQPQVVEIGFENGNPVSIDGERLDPVSLIRRANALAGSHGYGRLDMIENRVVGIKSREIYETPGLLLLIKAHQELESLTLAADVLRSKRQLEQQWADVVYQGLWYGPLKDALDGFIDRTQRTVNGSVKVKLHKGNATVVGRSSANSLYVPDMATYDSGDQFDHRAAEGFIYVWGLPTRLWANSQR from the coding sequence ATGGGCCGGGCCAAGAAGGCTGTGCTGGCGTATTCCGGTGGTGTGGATACCAGCGTCTGTATTCCCTTTCTCAAGAACGAGTGGGGCGTGGAGGAGGTGATCACCTTCGCCGCCGATCTGGGGCAGGGGGATGAGCTCGAGCCCATCCGTCAAAAGGCGCTGGATTCCGGGGCAAGCCAGTCGATCGTTGGTGAACTGATCGAGCCCTTCATCCGCGACTTCGCCTTTCCGGCGATTCGTGCCAACGCGCTCTACGAAGGCCGCTACCCGCTCTCCACGGCCCTGGCGCGTCCCCTGATCGCTCGCCGTCTGGTGGAGATCGCCCGCGAGGTTGGTGCGGATGCCGTGGCCCATGGCTGCACCGGCAAGGGCAACGACCAGGTGCGCTTCGATGTCGCGATTGGTGCTCTGGCACCCGATCTCAAGGTGCTGACCCCGGCCCGGGAATGGGGTATGAGCCGCGAGGAGACGATCGCCTATGGCGAGCGTTGCGGCATCCCTTCCCCGGTGAGCAAGAAGTCGCCTTACTCGATTGACCTCAACCTCTTGGGACGCTCGATTGAGGCGGGTCCCCTGGAGGATCCCAACGTGGAGCCTCCCGAGGAGATCTACGCCCTCACCGTGAGTGTGGATGCGGCTCCCGAGCAGCCCCAGGTTGTGGAAATCGGTTTCGAGAACGGCAATCCCGTCAGCATTGATGGCGAGCGTCTTGACCCCGTCAGCCTGATCCGCCGCGCCAACGCCCTGGCCGGCAGCCACGGCTACGGCCGCCTCGACATGATCGAGAACCGTGTGGTGGGCATCAAGAGCCGTGAGATCTATGAAACCCCCGGCCTGCTGCTGCTGATCAAGGCGCACCAGGAATTGGAGAGCCTGACCCTGGCCGCGGACGTGCTGCGCAGCAAGCGCCAGTTGGAGCAGCAGTGGGCTGACGTGGTCTACCAAGGCCTCTGGTACGGCCCGCTGAAGGACGCCCTGGATGGCTTCATTGACCGCACCCAGCGCACCGTGAACGGCAGCGTCAAGGTGAAGCTGCACAAGGGCAACGCCACCGTTGTCGGCCGCAGCAGCGCCAACAGCCTCTATGTCCCCGACATGGCGACCTACGACTCGGGCGATCAATTCGATCACCGTGCCGCCGAGGGCTTCATTTACGTCTGGGGTCTGCCCACCCGTCTCTGGGCCAACAGCCAGCGCTGA
- a CDS encoding Tic20 family protein produces the protein MTIPSWQRLLALLTYLLPWSDGLPFGRSLTSLFPMLQWLSLPALPLVLVEQAIPFGGFILFLVLFLGVVRNPRVPYFIRFNALQAILLDIILIVLSLAFNLLLAPLGGNFAVRTLANTIFLGMLVLVLFGIIQCLRGKEADIPSLSEAVRMQL, from the coding sequence ATGACGATCCCCAGCTGGCAGAGGCTGCTAGCCCTTCTGACCTATCTCCTGCCCTGGAGCGACGGCCTTCCCTTCGGACGCTCCCTGACGAGCCTCTTCCCGATGCTCCAGTGGCTGAGCCTGCCTGCGCTGCCGCTGGTGCTGGTGGAACAGGCAATCCCCTTCGGCGGCTTCATCCTCTTCTTGGTGCTGTTCCTGGGGGTCGTGCGCAACCCACGGGTGCCTTATTTCATCCGCTTCAACGCCCTGCAGGCGATCCTGCTGGACATCATCCTGATCGTGCTCTCCCTGGCGTTCAACCTGCTGTTGGCGCCCCTGGGCGGCAACTTCGCCGTTCGGACCCTGGCCAACACCATCTTCTTGGGGATGCTGGTGCTGGTGCTCTTCGGGATCATCCAGTGCCTGCGCGGCAAGGAAGCCGACATTCCCAGCCTGTCTGAGGCGGTTCGCATGCAGCTGTAG
- a CDS encoding LCP family protein: MSPAQPKRQPRNPQRDPRRGKADLQPAERRGRRDNVTPLDRRRPTATPAKPTAQPVKRRQGLPRLPLFVAGLGLGYALHGLPALVMGAFDQPKQLIGALVAPVASGERRIVVLGTDDVSTNTDVMLTMHLDEGRTKLTQVPRDTFIDSERYGVMKANALYSSGGPEMVKAELSKLLSAKVDRYLVLNLNAVQRLADAIGGVEVDVPKRMAYVDNSQRLYIDLYPGRQLLKGEALEGFLRFRHDQLGDIGRMERQKLVLAEVFRKLANPVMATRLPELMEIAGKDMRTDLSPIDMGKLITAMATTKLASSRVEGVPFWHQDISYWMPDSNPNRQSYLSQDPDALQP, encoded by the coding sequence ATGTCCCCCGCCCAACCCAAGCGCCAGCCGCGCAATCCGCAACGGGACCCCAGGCGGGGGAAAGCGGATCTCCAACCTGCTGAACGCCGCGGCCGCCGCGACAACGTGACGCCGCTGGATCGTCGGCGCCCAACCGCGACACCGGCCAAGCCAACGGCCCAACCCGTCAAGCGCCGCCAGGGGCTGCCCCGCCTGCCCCTCTTCGTGGCTGGCTTGGGCCTCGGCTACGCACTCCACGGCCTGCCGGCCCTGGTGATGGGGGCCTTTGATCAACCCAAGCAACTGATCGGCGCGCTGGTGGCCCCGGTGGCCTCCGGCGAGCGCCGCATCGTCGTGCTGGGGACCGACGACGTCAGCACGAACACCGACGTGATGCTGACGATGCACCTCGACGAGGGCCGCACCAAGCTCACCCAGGTCCCCAGGGACACCTTCATCGACTCCGAGCGCTACGGCGTGATGAAGGCCAACGCCCTCTACAGCAGCGGCGGTCCCGAGATGGTCAAGGCGGAGCTCAGCAAGCTGCTCTCGGCCAAGGTCGACCGCTATCTCGTCCTGAACCTCAACGCCGTGCAGCGTCTCGCCGACGCCATCGGCGGCGTCGAGGTCGACGTCCCCAAACGCATGGCCTACGTCGACAACAGCCAAAGGCTCTACATCGACCTCTACCCCGGACGGCAACTGCTCAAAGGGGAGGCCCTCGAAGGGTTCCTGCGCTTCCGCCACGACCAGCTGGGGGACATCGGCCGCATGGAACGGCAGAAACTCGTCTTGGCTGAGGTCTTCCGCAAACTGGCCAACCCGGTCATGGCGACGCGACTACCCGAGTTGATGGAGATCGCCGGCAAGGACATGCGCACGGATCTCTCCCCCATCGACATGGGCAAGCTGATCACGGCGATGGCCACCACCAAACTCGCCTCCAGCCGCGTCGAAGGGGTTCCCTTCTGGCACCAGGACATCAGCTACTGGATGCCCGACAGCAACCCCAATCGCCAGAGCTACCTGAGCCAAGACCCCGACGCGCTGCAGCCCTAG
- a CDS encoding DUF3134 domain-containing protein, producing MSSNLSTSLSQLDGINPSLTRYGRSEPAPVLPLREEPDLLSWLETSGRLVVDEEAATSDVSTVEEEELSALMGEKEDYKADDEQNEENWED from the coding sequence ATGAGCAGCAACCTCAGCACCAGCCTTTCCCAGCTGGATGGCATTAATCCTTCGCTGACCCGCTACGGCCGCAGCGAACCCGCCCCGGTGCTGCCCCTGCGCGAGGAGCCCGATCTGTTGAGCTGGCTCGAGACCAGCGGCCGACTCGTGGTGGATGAGGAAGCCGCCACTAGCGACGTCAGCACCGTGGAAGAAGAAGAACTGTCCGCGCTGATGGGCGAGAAAGAGGACTACAAGGCCGACGACGAGCAAAACGAGGAAAACTGGGAGGACTGA
- the mraY gene encoding phospho-N-acetylmuramoyl-pentapeptide-transferase gives MPSNSRRLALLLGLLLLGVCEGCDWFTRTPQLSVPLLVAATISAVVCTWGVPRLRNLKLGQVIRQEGPQSHLSKAGTPTMGGLLVVPVGVLVGGLIAPSDLRLPGVAAITLAYMAIGGFDDWRSLTKRHNTGLSPSGKLLLQGLSAAGFLAWAAWHELITAQIALPLGWILPLGLLIWPLGLFVFLAESNATNLTDGLDGLAAGCGAIVFSGMGVQLMLRGNEGDPALAGFCAAMAGCWLGFLLFNRHPARVFMGDTGSLAMGAALAAVALLSNSLWALLLMGGIFLAESLSVIVQVWVFKATKGPDGVGRRVFRMAPLHHHFELGGASEQQVVVGFWLISAGLAALGLLLLA, from the coding sequence ATGCCCAGCAACAGCCGCCGCCTGGCGCTGTTGCTGGGTTTATTGCTGTTGGGGGTCTGCGAAGGCTGTGACTGGTTCACGCGAACACCGCAGCTCAGCGTTCCGCTGCTCGTGGCGGCAACCATCAGCGCCGTGGTCTGCACCTGGGGGGTGCCCCGACTGCGCAACCTCAAACTCGGACAGGTCATCCGCCAAGAGGGGCCCCAAAGCCACCTGAGCAAAGCGGGGACACCCACGATGGGAGGACTGCTGGTCGTTCCCGTCGGCGTGCTGGTGGGGGGGCTGATTGCCCCGAGCGACCTGCGCTTGCCCGGGGTCGCGGCGATCACCCTGGCCTACATGGCCATCGGCGGATTCGATGACTGGCGCAGCCTGACCAAACGCCACAACACGGGGCTCTCGCCCAGCGGCAAGCTGCTGCTGCAGGGTCTCAGCGCCGCTGGATTCCTGGCTTGGGCCGCCTGGCATGAGCTGATCACCGCCCAGATCGCCCTGCCCCTGGGCTGGATCCTTCCCCTGGGCCTGCTGATCTGGCCCCTGGGGCTCTTTGTCTTCCTGGCGGAAAGCAACGCCACCAACCTCACCGACGGCCTCGATGGTCTGGCGGCCGGCTGCGGAGCGATCGTCTTCAGCGGCATGGGGGTGCAGCTGATGCTCCGTGGCAACGAGGGGGACCCCGCCCTCGCCGGCTTCTGCGCGGCCATGGCTGGCTGCTGGCTGGGTTTCTTGCTCTTCAACCGGCACCCAGCCCGGGTGTTCATGGGCGACACCGGTTCCCTGGCCATGGGGGCGGCCCTGGCCGCGGTGGCCCTGCTGAGCAACAGCCTCTGGGCCCTGCTCTTGATGGGCGGGATCTTCCTGGCGGAATCCCTCTCGGTGATCGTCCAGGTCTGGGTGTTCAAGGCCACCAAGGGCCCCGATGGTGTCGGCCGGCGGGTCTTCCGCATGGCTCCGCTGCATCACCACTTCGAACTGGGTGGCGCCTCAGAACAACAAGTGGTCGTCGGCTTCTGGCTGATCAGCGCGGGGCTGGCCGCCCTGGGATTACTACTGCTGGCTTGA
- a CDS encoding HAD family hydrolase — MGYYLLHLHLHGLFRGHGLELGRDADTGGQTTYVLELAKGLAARPEVDRVDVVTRLIQDKRVSPDYAQAHEPLGGGANIVRLPCGPRRYLRKELLWPYLDEMADAVTAHIAAQPQRPNWIHAHYADAGYVGALVSQRLGIPLVFTGHSLGREKQRRLLEGGLTHEQIEQTYAIGRRIDAEERALAQSALVITSTQQEAQQQYARYNRFEAEQAAVVPPGVDAQRFHPVAMPGEASDVEALMEPFLREPNKSPLLTICRAVRRKNVPALVEAYGRSALLQERHNLVLVLGCREDPRSMEKQQRDQFQQIFELVDRFDLYGKVAYPKQHRGEQIPAIYRWAAQRCGIFVNPALTEPFGLTLLEAAACGLPLVSTDDGGPRDILQRCSNGQLADVTDLDVLQQALEEAGADLERWRRWRDNGIEAISRNYSWDAHVCSYLGEAERRCSAWRRPERTAVAPVQAPPVQRLLLLDLDVCLQSAQPAGLEDLRRRLAADPNCGIGMLSGRNFASARLRFAELHLPEPQVWILEAGADLRFGPEGRPDPSWQQHIAQGWQRQKVEQVLEGLSPRLTLQPAMNQGSCKVSYTLEAPTAGVLEMVRQRLRQHRLEARAHLFHHWFLDVLPMRASKADAIRHLCLNWGLPLDQVLVVAAQQGDAELLNGSSLGLVAAEHDHSLDQLRRRPKVFFASRPQAWGVLEGLDHYRFLTR; from the coding sequence ATGGGCTACTACCTGCTGCATCTCCATCTGCATGGCCTGTTTCGCGGCCATGGCTTGGAGCTTGGGCGCGATGCGGATACCGGTGGACAGACCACCTACGTGCTGGAGCTGGCGAAGGGACTCGCGGCTCGCCCCGAGGTGGATCGCGTCGACGTCGTCACCCGGTTGATTCAGGACAAGCGGGTCTCCCCCGACTACGCCCAGGCCCATGAGCCGCTGGGCGGCGGGGCCAACATCGTGCGTCTGCCCTGCGGTCCGCGGCGCTATCTGCGCAAGGAATTGCTCTGGCCCTATCTCGATGAGATGGCTGATGCCGTCACGGCGCACATTGCGGCCCAGCCGCAGCGACCGAATTGGATCCATGCCCACTACGCCGATGCCGGCTATGTGGGGGCGCTGGTCTCCCAACGGCTTGGGATCCCCTTGGTGTTCACCGGCCATTCCCTGGGCCGCGAGAAACAGCGGCGCCTGCTCGAGGGTGGGTTGACCCATGAGCAGATTGAGCAGACCTACGCCATCGGCCGCCGCATCGATGCCGAGGAGCGGGCCTTGGCCCAATCGGCCCTGGTGATCACGAGCACGCAACAGGAGGCCCAGCAGCAGTACGCCCGCTACAACCGCTTTGAGGCGGAGCAGGCCGCGGTGGTGCCCCCGGGCGTGGACGCCCAGCGGTTCCATCCCGTGGCGATGCCCGGTGAGGCCTCGGATGTGGAGGCTCTGATGGAGCCCTTCCTGCGGGAACCGAACAAATCACCGCTGCTCACGATCTGCCGGGCGGTGCGGCGCAAGAACGTCCCCGCCCTAGTCGAGGCCTACGGGCGCTCGGCTCTCTTGCAGGAGCGCCACAACCTGGTGCTGGTGCTCGGCTGCCGGGAGGATCCCCGCTCCATGGAGAAGCAGCAGCGGGACCAGTTCCAGCAGATCTTTGAACTCGTCGATCGCTTCGATCTCTACGGCAAGGTCGCCTATCCCAAGCAGCATCGGGGCGAGCAGATTCCGGCCATCTACCGCTGGGCAGCCCAGCGTTGCGGGATTTTCGTCAATCCGGCCCTGACCGAGCCCTTTGGCTTGACCCTGTTGGAGGCGGCCGCCTGTGGCTTGCCCTTGGTGAGCACCGACGACGGTGGACCGCGGGACATCCTTCAGCGTTGCTCCAACGGCCAGTTGGCCGACGTCACCGATTTGGATGTGCTTCAGCAGGCCCTGGAGGAGGCCGGTGCGGATCTGGAGCGTTGGCGCCGCTGGCGCGACAACGGCATCGAGGCGATCAGCCGGAATTACAGCTGGGACGCCCACGTCTGCAGCTACCTCGGGGAAGCGGAGCGCCGTTGCAGCGCCTGGCGTCGTCCTGAGCGGACGGCCGTGGCCCCCGTGCAAGCCCCGCCGGTGCAACGGCTGCTCTTGCTCGACCTCGATGTCTGCCTGCAATCGGCGCAGCCAGCGGGTCTGGAGGATCTCCGCCGCCGCCTCGCTGCCGATCCCAACTGCGGCATTGGCATGTTGAGCGGCCGCAACTTCGCCTCTGCCCGGCTGCGCTTTGCTGAGCTGCATCTGCCCGAGCCCCAGGTTTGGATCTTGGAGGCCGGGGCGGACCTGCGTTTCGGTCCCGAGGGCCGGCCGGATCCCAGTTGGCAGCAACACATTGCCCAGGGATGGCAGCGGCAGAAGGTGGAGCAGGTGCTCGAGGGCCTCAGCCCCCGCCTGACCCTGCAGCCGGCCATGAACCAGGGCAGTTGCAAAGTCAGCTACACCCTGGAGGCGCCCACCGCTGGTGTCCTGGAAATGGTGCGGCAACGGCTGCGCCAGCATCGCTTGGAGGCCCGGGCCCACCTCTTCCATCACTGGTTCTTGGACGTGCTGCCGATGCGGGCGTCCAAGGCTGATGCCATTCGCCACCTCTGCTTGAACTGGGGCTTACCCCTGGATCAAGTCCTGGTGGTGGCCGCCCAGCAGGGGGATGCGGAACTGTTGAACGGCAGCTCCCTCGGTCTGGTGGCAGCGGAGCACGACCACTCCCTTGACCAGCTGCGCCGGCGTCCGAAGGTCTTCTTCGCCTCCAGGCCCCAAGCCTGGGGCGTGTTGGAGGGCTTGGATCACTACCGCTTCCTGACGCGCTAG
- the purT gene encoding formate-dependent phosphoribosylglycinamide formyltransferase gives MASTNFPRTLMLLGSGELGKEVAIAAQRLGCRVIAVDRYAGAPAMQVADVAEVVPMTDPEALKAVVRQHQPDVLIPEIEALAVDALAELEAEGTTVIPTARATAVTMNRDRIRDLAATDLGLRTAKFAYASSAEELAQAAAPLGWPVVVKPVMSSSGKGQSVVDGPEGIAAAWEAAMAGARGSGARVIVEEFLHFEQEITLLTVKQWNGPTLFCPPIGHIQERGDYQCSWQPAQLEWEQLAAAQTMAREVTDNLGGAGIFGVEFFVCRRPDGSSEVVFSELSPRPHDTGLVTLAGQNLSEFELHLRAVLGLPIPEIRSEGAAASRVILAERQSESVAFSGLEEALAETDVQVLLFGKPDARPYRRLGVALARGADLDDARQKADQAAGKIQVI, from the coding sequence ATGGCCAGCACCAACTTCCCCCGCACCCTGATGCTCCTGGGCAGCGGTGAATTGGGCAAGGAGGTCGCCATCGCGGCCCAGCGCCTGGGGTGCCGGGTGATCGCGGTGGATCGCTACGCCGGAGCTCCGGCCATGCAGGTCGCGGACGTAGCCGAGGTCGTGCCGATGACCGACCCAGAGGCCCTCAAGGCAGTGGTGCGCCAGCACCAGCCGGACGTCTTGATCCCTGAAATTGAAGCCCTCGCCGTCGATGCCCTGGCGGAGCTGGAGGCGGAAGGCACCACCGTGATTCCCACGGCCCGGGCCACGGCCGTGACCATGAACCGGGACCGCATCCGCGACCTCGCCGCCACAGATCTCGGGCTGCGCACCGCCAAGTTCGCCTACGCGAGCAGCGCGGAGGAATTGGCCCAGGCCGCCGCTCCCCTGGGTTGGCCCGTGGTGGTGAAACCCGTGATGAGCTCCTCGGGCAAGGGGCAGAGCGTGGTGGACGGGCCGGAGGGCATTGCCGCCGCTTGGGAGGCCGCCATGGCTGGAGCCCGAGGCAGCGGAGCCCGGGTGATCGTCGAGGAGTTCCTGCACTTTGAGCAGGAGATCACCCTCCTGACCGTCAAACAGTGGAACGGGCCAACGTTGTTCTGCCCGCCCATCGGTCACATCCAAGAGCGGGGTGATTACCAGTGCAGCTGGCAACCCGCCCAACTGGAGTGGGAGCAGCTGGCCGCCGCACAAACCATGGCTCGCGAGGTCACGGACAACCTCGGCGGCGCCGGGATCTTTGGCGTGGAGTTTTTCGTCTGCCGCCGCCCCGATGGCAGCAGTGAAGTGGTCTTCTCCGAGCTCTCGCCACGGCCCCATGACACCGGCCTGGTCACCCTGGCGGGGCAGAACCTGAGTGAGTTCGAGCTGCACCTCCGGGCCGTCCTGGGGCTGCCCATCCCCGAGATCCGCTCCGAGGGAGCGGCCGCGAGTCGCGTGATCCTGGCCGAGCGCCAAAGCGAGAGCGTGGCGTTCAGCGGCCTGGAGGAGGCCCTGGCCGAAACCGATGTGCAGGTGCTCCTCTTCGGCAAACCCGACGCCCGCCCCTACCGGCGGCTGGGGGTCGCCCTGGCCCGCGGCGCCGACCTGGACGACGCCCGCCAAAAAGCGGATCAGGCCGCCGGCAAGATCCAGGTGATCTAG